A single window of Chitinophaga sp. XS-30 DNA harbors:
- a CDS encoding ABC transporter permease, whose amino-acid sequence MFRFFLRKLGYGILVLLGVVIIIFLLFNVLPADPARLTLGQRADVTSLENVRKELHLDKPMGVQFLLYLNDLSPIGIHSKAEQQASLNSFPLISLGGERDLVIKTPYLRRSYQGKKDVWEILTEALPGTLVLALAAMIFATIAGIALGILSAVKQNTWMDTSAVFASVIGISAPSFFTGIILAYLFGFVLSDYTGLHMTGSLFDIDPFEGRILNLRNLVLPAITLGIRPLAIIVQLTRSAMLDVLGQDYIRTAYAKGLSGRTILYKHALRNALNPVITAITGWFAELLAGAFFVEYIFGWKGIGKVTVDALEKFDFPVVMGAVLFTAGIFVIINLLADVLYSLVDPRIRLTN is encoded by the coding sequence ATGTTCCGTTTTTTCCTTCGCAAGCTGGGATATGGCATCCTCGTTCTCCTGGGCGTGGTGATCATTATCTTCCTCCTGTTCAATGTGCTGCCGGCAGACCCTGCCCGGCTGACGCTTGGTCAGCGGGCTGACGTGACCTCGCTGGAGAACGTGCGGAAGGAGTTGCACCTGGATAAACCGATGGGCGTACAGTTCCTGCTGTACCTGAACGATCTGTCGCCCATCGGTATCCACAGCAAAGCAGAGCAGCAAGCCTCTCTGAACAGCTTTCCCCTGATCAGCCTGGGAGGGGAGCGGGACCTGGTGATCAAAACCCCGTACCTGAGAAGGAGTTACCAGGGGAAGAAAGACGTCTGGGAGATACTCACCGAAGCATTGCCCGGCACCCTGGTGCTGGCGTTGGCGGCGATGATCTTTGCCACCATTGCCGGTATCGCCCTTGGCATTTTGTCAGCCGTCAAACAAAATACCTGGATGGATACGAGCGCTGTTTTTGCCAGCGTGATCGGCATTTCTGCCCCATCTTTCTTTACCGGGATCATCCTGGCCTACCTTTTTGGTTTTGTGTTAAGCGATTACACCGGTCTGCATATGACCGGCAGCCTCTTCGATATCGACCCCTTCGAAGGGCGCATCCTCAATTTGCGCAATCTGGTGCTTCCGGCTATAACATTGGGGATCAGACCATTAGCTATTATTGTACAATTAACACGAAGTGCCATGCTGGACGTGCTGGGGCAGGATTACATCCGCACAGCCTATGCAAAGGGGCTGAGCGGCAGGACCATCCTGTACAAACATGCCCTGCGCAACGCACTCAACCCCGTGATCACGGCAATCACCGGCTGGTTTGCTGAACTTTTGGCAGGCGCCTTCTTTGTGGAGTATATTTTCGGATGGAAAGGCATCGGCAAGGTTACGGTGGACGCGCTGGAGAAATTCGATTTCCCCGTAGTGATGGGCGCAGTACTGTTTACTGCCGGGATCTTTGTGATCATCAACCTGCTGGCCGATGTATTATACAGCCTCGTAGATCCGAGGATCAGGTTAACCAATTGA
- a CDS encoding RNA polymerase sigma factor, whose protein sequence is MPIKQKLYRFALRLLGNEEDAKDIIQDALIKVWHNKEKMGELQNLEAWCMRITRNLALDKIKSRKYRMTDDLGRAQEVPASPQHNPHQTAEKSDLMRRVHGLINKLPEKFRTILQLRDMDGLSYQEIAEVLEIEMSEVKVNLHRARKQVREQLQNLHVYGTQ, encoded by the coding sequence ATGCCTATCAAGCAGAAGCTCTATCGCTTTGCGCTTCGTTTGCTGGGTAATGAGGAGGATGCGAAGGACATCATTCAGGACGCCCTGATCAAAGTGTGGCACAACAAGGAAAAAATGGGAGAATTGCAGAACCTGGAAGCATGGTGTATGCGCATTACCCGCAACCTGGCGCTGGACAAGATCAAAAGCCGGAAATACCGGATGACCGATGATCTTGGCCGGGCGCAGGAAGTTCCGGCAAGCCCGCAGCACAACCCGCATCAGACCGCAGAAAAGAGCGATCTGATGCGCCGGGTGCACGGGCTGATCAATAAACTGCCGGAGAAATTCCGCACGATCCTGCAATTGAGGGATATGGATGGGTTGAGTTACCAGGAGATCGCAGAAGTGCTCGAAATAGAAATGAGTGAAGTGAAAGTAAACCTGCACCGCGCGAGAAAGCAGGTACGTGAACAATTACAAAATTTGCATGTGTATGGAACACAGTAA
- a CDS encoding DUF4252 domain-containing protein, producing MKRILFIIVVGLCCSQYASAQVIDKFFRKYQDDPSFTVINITPKMFSMFSKLSVDDPDVQKLSNVVGKLKGLRILVKENTKDGKKLYTEAAQFLTADLEELMTLRNEGADVKFMIKENAKGNIAELIMLVGSPSEFVALSLFGDISLNEIAEIAGDIKIDGFENLSKLPKKKK from the coding sequence ATGAAACGTATCCTTTTCATCATAGTCGTCGGTCTCTGCTGCAGCCAGTATGCTTCAGCGCAGGTCATCGACAAATTTTTCAGGAAGTACCAGGATGATCCTTCCTTCACCGTGATCAATATTACGCCGAAGATGTTCTCCATGTTCTCCAAGTTGTCTGTGGACGACCCTGACGTGCAGAAGCTGTCCAATGTGGTCGGCAAACTGAAAGGGCTGCGCATCCTCGTCAAGGAAAATACGAAGGACGGCAAGAAGCTCTACACAGAAGCCGCCCAGTTCCTGACCGCAGACCTGGAAGAACTGATGACGCTCCGCAACGAAGGCGCTGACGTGAAATTCATGATCAAAGAGAATGCGAAAGGCAATATCGCGGAACTGATCATGCTGGTGGGAAGCCCGAGTGAATTTGTGGCGCTGTCGCTCTTCGGGGATATCAGCCTGAACGAGATCGCCGAAATTGCCGGGGATATCAAGATCGACGGTTTCGAGAACCTGTCCAAACTACCGAAGAAGAAAAAATAA
- a CDS encoding DUF4252 domain-containing protein, with the protein MYRTLLILAVCFALSATTASAQRKELRRFTNEYSSDAHTFSIGLSFLPLRVVSWFIPARAFDGDARDIKWALKKVRSLRVYTIAGEEVTRESIDLLKEDLYRSKQFEPLVELKRKGANVQVLSQGKDEDRLDHLVVLVQEEEATVMMHLRTKITMKDLSRLVNRLQDEDAIVSLPLSRSPRQASHSQGE; encoded by the coding sequence ATGTACCGTACTTTACTTATACTCGCTGTTTGTTTCGCCTTATCCGCAACTACCGCCTCCGCACAGCGCAAAGAGCTGCGCCGTTTCACGAATGAATACAGCAGCGATGCCCATACTTTCAGCATCGGCCTGAGCTTTCTGCCATTACGGGTGGTGAGCTGGTTCATTCCCGCCAGGGCTTTCGACGGTGATGCCCGTGATATCAAATGGGCGCTGAAAAAGGTCAGGAGCCTCCGCGTTTATACCATAGCAGGCGAGGAAGTGACCCGCGAATCCATTGATCTGCTGAAAGAAGACCTGTACCGGTCAAAACAATTCGAGCCGCTGGTGGAGTTGAAAAGAAAAGGGGCTAATGTGCAGGTATTGAGCCAGGGAAAGGATGAGGACCGGCTGGACCATCTGGTGGTGCTGGTGCAGGAGGAAGAAGCGACCGTAATGATGCACCTGCGCACGAAGATCACGATGAAAGACCTGAGCCGCCTCGTGAACAGGCTACAGGATGAAGATGCTATCGTATCATTACCTCTTTCACGATCTCCTCGCCAAGCATCTCATTCACAAGGCGAATGA
- a CDS encoding DUF721 domain-containing protein, whose amino-acid sequence MRYKVVSMGDALKEFLNKSRFKPRLMEVRIQENWEQVVGKTIARYTESVQLFDNKLVITTTVAPLKQELNYSKDRIIRLVNEMLGEEIVKEVMIR is encoded by the coding sequence ATGCGTTACAAGGTTGTCAGCATGGGCGATGCACTGAAGGAATTTCTGAACAAAAGCCGTTTCAAACCGCGGCTGATGGAAGTGCGCATACAGGAAAACTGGGAACAGGTGGTGGGGAAAACCATTGCACGTTATACAGAGAGCGTTCAGCTGTTTGACAATAAACTGGTGATCACCACTACCGTAGCGCCGCTCAAACAGGAACTGAATTATTCGAAGGACAGGATCATTCGCCTTGTGAATGAGATGCTTGGCGAGGAGATCGTGAAAGAGGTAATGATACGATAG
- a CDS encoding M1 family metallopeptidase, whose translation MRRLFLVLFTCCMLADATAQQTSFSRADTLRGTLTPARSWWDVTYYDLSVEVFPSEKSLRGSNTIHYRVLQPAKKMQIDLQQPLQIDSIIQNGTALAFQQEGNAWFVNLKAPQPKGKIMQLAVYYHGKPREAVRAPWDGGVVWGKDSLSRPWIATACQGLGASVWWPNKDHQTEEPDSMQISVTVPQGLINVSNGRLRSRSGNTFVWFVSNPINNYDIALNIGHYSNFTDQFKGEAGNLDLSYWVLDYNLARAKTHFEVVKPMMQCFEHWFGPYPFYADGYKLVETPHLGMEHQSAVAYGNQYKMGYRGKDLSGSGWGTKWDFIIIHESGHEWFGNNITTKDIADMWVHESFTNYSETIFTECVYGKKAAEQYVQGIRQNIQNDIPIIGPYGVNQEGSGDMYYKGSNMLHTIRQIIDNDEKFRQILRGLNKTFYHQTVTSRQVEQYISRQAGRNFSKVFDQYLRHRNIPRLELKQQGSVVKYRWLSDVPGFNMPVKVLANGKWRFINPSTDMQTLQLDDEKELQVDKNFYIKILRS comes from the coding sequence ATGAGAAGGCTTTTCCTTGTGTTATTTACCTGTTGCATGCTGGCGGACGCCACTGCACAGCAAACTTCATTCTCCCGCGCGGATACCCTCCGCGGAACGCTCACACCTGCACGCAGCTGGTGGGATGTTACGTATTACGACCTCTCTGTGGAGGTTTTTCCATCTGAAAAATCCCTGCGGGGCAGCAATACCATTCATTACCGCGTGCTGCAGCCGGCAAAAAAAATGCAGATCGACCTGCAGCAGCCCCTGCAGATCGACAGTATCATACAGAACGGCACGGCGCTCGCCTTTCAACAGGAAGGCAACGCCTGGTTCGTCAACCTGAAAGCCCCGCAGCCGAAAGGGAAGATCATGCAGCTGGCAGTGTACTATCACGGCAAACCCAGAGAAGCCGTCCGCGCCCCCTGGGACGGCGGTGTGGTCTGGGGAAAAGACTCCCTTTCCCGCCCCTGGATCGCTACGGCCTGCCAGGGACTGGGCGCCAGCGTATGGTGGCCGAATAAGGACCATCAAACAGAGGAGCCGGACAGCATGCAGATCAGCGTAACCGTGCCGCAAGGCCTCATCAACGTATCCAACGGCCGCCTCCGCAGCAGATCAGGCAATACTTTCGTATGGTTCGTCAGCAATCCTATCAACAACTATGACATAGCGCTTAACATCGGCCACTACAGCAATTTTACCGATCAGTTCAAAGGCGAGGCCGGTAACCTTGATCTGAGCTACTGGGTGCTGGATTACAACCTCGCCCGCGCAAAAACGCATTTTGAAGTGGTAAAACCCATGATGCAATGCTTCGAGCACTGGTTCGGCCCCTACCCTTTTTATGCAGACGGCTATAAACTGGTGGAAACACCGCATCTGGGCATGGAGCATCAGAGCGCGGTAGCTTACGGCAATCAATATAAAATGGGCTACCGGGGCAAAGACCTCTCCGGCTCCGGATGGGGCACAAAATGGGATTTCATCATCATTCATGAAAGCGGTCATGAGTGGTTCGGCAATAACATCACTACAAAAGACATCGCGGATATGTGGGTGCATGAATCCTTTACCAACTATTCCGAAACCATTTTCACCGAATGCGTGTACGGGAAAAAGGCAGCGGAACAGTATGTACAGGGTATCCGCCAGAACATCCAGAACGATATCCCGATCATCGGTCCCTATGGCGTAAACCAGGAAGGCTCCGGCGATATGTATTACAAAGGCTCCAATATGCTGCATACTATCCGCCAGATCATCGATAATGATGAGAAATTCCGGCAGATCCTGCGGGGGCTTAACAAAACCTTCTATCACCAGACCGTGACCTCCAGGCAGGTGGAACAATATATCAGCCGTCAGGCGGGGCGCAACTTCTCAAAAGTATTCGATCAGTATCTGCGTCACCGGAATATTCCCCGGCTGGAGCTTAAACAGCAGGGCAGCGTGGTCAAATACCGCTGGCTTTCCGACGTTCCGGGTTTCAACATGCCGGTAAAGGTACTGGCTAACGGCAAATGGCGTTTCATCAACCCCAGCACGGATATGCAAACGCTGCAACTGGATGATGAAAAGGAATTGCAGGTGGACAAGAATTTCTACATCAAAATTCTGCGCAGTTAA